A window of Cellulomonas wangleii genomic DNA:
CGACGAGGAGCGCGTCCCGCCCGGCGGCGACCGGTGCCACGGTGGGCGGGTGACCACGAGCGCCCTGCCGACCGACCTGTGGGACCCGCTGACCCCCGACGCGGTCGCCGCGCGGTTCGACCGCACCGGCGTCGTCTGGATGATCGCTGGCGGCGTCGCGATCGACCTCTTCGTCGGGCGGCGCACCCGGCCGCACGGGGACGTCGACGTCGTCCTCCTGCGCCGTGACCAGGCCGCGGTGCACGAGGCGTTGCCGGGGTGGCAGGTCTGCGCCGCGGACCCGCCCGGGCACCTGCGCCCGTGGCACCCGGGGGAGGTGCTGCCGGTGACCGTGCACGACATCTGGTGCCGCAGCTCCCCGGCGGGCCCGTGGCAGGTGCAGGTGATGCTCGACGAGAGCGACGGGGACGAGTGGGTGTCCCGTCGTGACCCGGGCGTGCGCCGGCCGGTGGCCGCCATCCGCCGGACGACGGCCACCGGCCTGCCGTACCTCGCCCCTGAGGTGCAGCTCTACTACAAGGCCAAGGACCCGCGACCGAAGGACGTCGCCGACCTCGAGTCCGCGCTGCCCCACCTCACCGACGAGCAGCGGACCTGGCTGCACGGCGCCGTCTCCCGCGTCTGGCCGGAGCACGCGTGGCTGGGGCGGCTGGGACGCGAGGGCGCGCCGCCGGCGCCGTGGCGAGAGGGATGAGGTCGTGCGTCGAGTCCGCCTCGGGCGGTCCTCAGCGGTACTCGGCGACGACCTCGATCCGGCCCACGATGTTCCGGTTGAGCTCGTCCAGGTCCTCGGCAGGGATCCAGTACTCGAGGATGGTCTGCCCGCCGACCTGCTGGACCTCGTACCGGTCGAGGAACGCCGCGGCCACCCCGCGGGCGCAGCCTCTGCTCGTTTCCGGCCCTCGTCCGCACCTGTCAGGCGACCAGGAGGTCCCGGAGGCGTCGGCGGGTGCCCGCGTCGAGCCCGATGACGTCGAGCAGCCGGCCGACGTCGGCCGCGGCCTCCTGCGCGACGGGGACCGCCTCCGCGAGGAACGCCTCGACCTGCGCCTCGTCCCAGGTCGACTGCCGGTCGTCGGTGTGGTCGCGGCGTCCGGCGACCTCGCGCACGGACTGCGCCCAGTCGGCGGCGACGTCCACGGGCGGGACGCCGGCGTTCGCGAGCAGGAGCGTCACCACCAGCCCGGTGCGGTC
This region includes:
- a CDS encoding nucleotidyltransferase domain-containing protein, coding for MTTSALPTDLWDPLTPDAVAARFDRTGVVWMIAGGVAIDLFVGRRTRPHGDVDVVLLRRDQAAVHEALPGWQVCAADPPGHLRPWHPGEVLPVTVHDIWCRSSPAGPWQVQVMLDESDGDEWVSRRDPGVRRPVAAIRRTTATGLPYLAPEVQLYYKAKDPRPKDVADLESALPHLTDEQRTWLHGAVSRVWPEHAWLGRLGREGAPPAPWREG